One genomic window of Aethina tumida isolate Nest 87 chromosome 3, icAetTumi1.1, whole genome shotgun sequence includes the following:
- the LOC109603450 gene encoding uncharacterized protein LOC109603450: protein MKSGLVWFVLIVLNYETVAHGGETQHRTKAATEKQHDLWCYKCDNFNDGDRCLDLQGNHTSMHTKCTKEQKKCQVRRISMSTSTDEIMGKPKLWLLQRNCSETCEPGCIVIGERTKLHSCITCCDEHNYCNAGSGAAPPMQPALPVFCLSLGATIILRFLSISVFNSFLI from the exons ATGAAGTCGGGACTCGTTTGGTTTGTCCTGATTGTCCTGAACTACGAGACGGTAGCAC ATGGTGGCGAGACACAACACAGGACGAAAGCGGCGACCGAAAAGCAACACGACCTCTGGTGTTACAAGTGCGATAATTTCAACGACGGCGACCGATGTCTCGACCTCCAGGGGAATCACACCTCCATGCACACCAAGTGCACCAAGGAGCAGAAGAAATGTCAg GTGCGCAGGATCTCGATGTCGACCAGCACCGACGAGATAATGGGCAAACCGAAGCTCTGGCTCCTGCAACGTAACTGTTCCGAAACCTGCGAGCCTGGCTGCATCGTCATCGGTGAAAGGACCAAATTGCATTCCTGCATCACATGCTGCGACGAACACAACTACTGCAACGCCGGCAGCGGCGCCGCGCCGCCCATGCAACCTGCCCTGCCCGTTTTCTGCCTTTCTTTGGGGGCGACGATTATCCTTCGATTCCTTTCAATATCAGTGTTCAATTCGTTTTTGATTTAA